The nucleotide sequence TCGAACCAACTGCGTCTCGTGGTTGGCTATGACCGCTCGCGCGGTAGCGCCCACACGGTGATCCTGGTCGTCGTCAAGGGCCGCGTGCTGACGCTCGACATTGGTGACGACAGCATTGTTGAGATGTCGGGCGTGAAACTGTTCGATCCGTTTTACTCGGTCACCGAGTCCGAAGGCTGGATGCACTTGAAGCGCGCTTGAGGGTGAACCGCAAGCTCCCTTCTCAAGCGCAAATCATGTGTAAGCAGCCAAATAGTGCCGCGCGGAGCCCGCCGGGTTAATCGGCGGCCGAGCGAAGGGCAGTTCTTATGGCGTCGATAAGTTCGCGTAACCCCACCGGCTTCAGAAGGACGGTGGAGACGCCGAGTCCTTTGAGCTCGCGCTCCATTTCGCCTGTGAAAAATCCGGTGACGACGACGATCGGAAGATTGGCATGTTGCGCGCGCGCTTCACGTACCAGCTCCGAGCCGCTGCCGCGCGGCATTTTGAGATCAGTGATCATGGCATCGGGCGGCTCCTCCGCCATCTGTTCGAGCGCGCTCACGCCGTCCGGTGCGGTCGTGACGCGGTAGCCTTCGAGGCCGAGAATGCGGGCGAGCATCTTCGACGCAACAGGCTCGTCTTCGACCAGCAGCAGATGGGTGCCGGATACGGTATCAGCGCTCATGACTCGCTGGATTCATTTACAATCGCGTAGGGCAGGGTGATAGAGAAGGACGTGCCTGCGCCACTAGCCGAGGCAGCCAGTTCGCCGCCCATCTCGCTGACGATGCTCTGACTGACGGAGAGCCCAAGGCCCATGCCCTGGCCGACTTCCTTGGTGGTGAAAAACGGTTCAAAGATTGAAACGAGCTTATCCTCAGGAATGCCGCCGCCATTGTCGCTCACCGTCACACATATATTCTCAGCCTGTTTGTCGTCGATCAGGGCTACAGAGATGCGACCCTTTGCGCCATTTGGGTCGGCCGCCAATCTATCCAAAATGGCGTCGTGTGCGTTGCTGAGGAGATTGACCAGCACCTGTTCGAGGCGGATGGGATGGCCCATGACGAGATGCGCCGTCTGTGGGATTTCGGCGTTGATTTCGATGTCTTTGACGCGGTATTGCTCGATCATCATCTCGACAGCGCGGCGGATTGAGGTGGCGGGGTCCATCAAGCAGGGCTCAAGCGCATCGTGCCGCCCAAATATGCGCAAGTGGCCAATAATATCGGCCATGCGCTGGCACTGCCCGACAATGATTTCGAAATGCTCGCGCTCGGTTTCGGGCTCGAGCGTTCCCGCATCAATTTCCATCAGGCAGCGGTCGGCGGCCATGCGGATAATGTAGAGCGGTTGGTTGAGCTCATGCGCCATGCCGGCGGCCATCTGGCCGAGGGTGGCGAGCTTCGAGGTTTGAATCAGCTGCGCCTCGACTTGCTTGCGGTCGCTGATGTCATCGATGATCGAGAGAAAATGCGTTACCTCGCCGTCGCTATCGCGAATGACGCTGGTCATG is from Pseudomonadota bacterium and encodes:
- a CDS encoding response regulator, giving the protein MSADTVSGTHLLLVEDEPVASKMLARILGLEGYRVTTAPDGVSALEQMAEEPPDAMITDLKMPRGSGSELVREARAQHANLPIVVVTGFFTGEMERELKGLGVSTVLLKPVGLRELIDAIRTALRSAAD